One Fundidesulfovibrio terrae genomic window carries:
- a CDS encoding SU10 major capsid protein, protein MADSLTSYYSNSGAGVREMKDSIFVDVENMIQTVTPHKTPFISSIKTLKAKNVLHEWLEDELKTPTGANKAIEGADAVAQARTAPVRLSNYCQILEDTFKISGTLDAVTPLGRSRVKQYEMDKSFKYLNTELEYAALNNATANAGDAGTARQMKGLEGFVTTNDKSYAAYASGNDFSEADLLAMSQACYEAGGEPSVILVGPVQARKIANWNQAGRITVNTNASEQTLVMAVMVLETPFGRMKVTIDRYIAKDTDTGNSYDRVYVYDPSRCSMAFLRPFKCVDLAQTGDSVKCQSIVEATFVMHNEKSAAKCKKCATD, encoded by the coding sequence ATGGCCGATTCCCTTACGTCCTACTATTCCAATTCCGGCGCCGGAGTGCGCGAGATGAAGGACTCCATCTTCGTCGACGTGGAGAACATGATTCAGACGGTCACTCCCCACAAGACGCCCTTCATCTCCTCCATCAAGACCCTCAAGGCCAAGAACGTGCTGCACGAATGGCTCGAGGACGAACTGAAGACCCCCACCGGCGCCAATAAAGCCATCGAGGGCGCGGACGCCGTGGCCCAGGCCCGCACCGCCCCGGTGCGCCTGTCCAACTACTGCCAGATCCTGGAGGACACCTTCAAGATCTCCGGCACCCTGGACGCCGTGACCCCGCTGGGCCGTTCGCGCGTCAAGCAGTACGAGATGGACAAGAGCTTCAAGTACCTGAACACGGAGCTCGAATACGCCGCCCTGAACAACGCCACGGCCAACGCCGGAGACGCCGGCACCGCCCGCCAGATGAAGGGCCTGGAGGGCTTCGTCACCACCAACGACAAGTCCTACGCCGCCTACGCTTCCGGCAACGACTTCTCCGAGGCCGACCTGCTGGCCATGTCCCAGGCCTGCTACGAGGCGGGCGGCGAGCCCTCGGTGATCCTGGTGGGCCCGGTGCAGGCCCGCAAGATCGCCAACTGGAACCAGGCCGGGCGCATCACCGTCAACACCAACGCCTCCGAGCAGACCTTAGTCATGGCCGTCATGGTGCTGGAGACCCCCTTCGGGCGCATGAAGGTCACCATCGACCGCTACATCGCCAAGGACACCGACACCGGCAACTCCTACGACCGGGTCTACGTCTACGACCCCAGCCGCTGCTCCATGGCGTTCCTGCGGCCCTTCAAGTGCGTGGACCTGGCCCAGACCGGCGACTCCGTGAAGTGCCAGTCCATCGTGGAGGCCACCTTCGTCATGCACAACGAGAAGTCCGCCGCCAAGTGCAAGAAGTGCGCGACCGACTAG
- a CDS encoding YbhB/YbcL family Raf kinase inhibitor-like protein has product MLGPARIVLIAALALFCLSGSSDASSLTVGCPLFKDGDKMPRALACEGGEHSPPLTVSGVPSEARTLAVIMTELDAPKGAAALWMAYNIPAAGTVGVSENQPRARQMRGEGMQLVCAGAAGKPGYCGPCPPQGVTRRYLIEVFALDTALDLPEAATKQQFLLAVEGHILARGKIMGKYSKK; this is encoded by the coding sequence ATGCTCGGCCCCGCTAGAATCGTCCTCATCGCCGCGCTGGCCCTGTTCTGCCTGAGCGGGTCAAGCGATGCCTCCTCGCTCACGGTGGGGTGTCCCCTGTTCAAGGACGGGGACAAGATGCCCCGCGCGCTGGCCTGCGAGGGAGGCGAGCACTCCCCTCCCCTCACGGTGAGCGGAGTGCCGTCCGAGGCCAGGACCCTGGCCGTCATCATGACCGAGCTTGATGCACCCAAGGGGGCGGCCGCCCTGTGGATGGCCTATAACATTCCGGCAGCGGGCACGGTGGGGGTGTCCGAGAACCAGCCGCGCGCCCGCCAGATGCGCGGCGAAGGGATGCAGCTCGTCTGCGCCGGGGCCGCCGGGAAGCCCGGCTATTGCGGCCCTTGCCCGCCCCAGGGAGTGACCCGGCGCTACCTGATCGAGGTGTTCGCCCTGGACACCGCGCTGGACCTGCCGGAAGCAGCCACCAAGCAGCAGTTCCTCCTGGCCGTGGAGGGGCATATCCTGGCCCGAGGCAAGATCATGGGCAAGTATTCCAAGAAATAG
- a CDS encoding YbhB/YbcL family Raf kinase inhibitor-like protein, whose amino-acid sequence MSQPLTVTSDAFAEGGSIPSVHTCDGKDVSPRITVGGLSGSAKTWALLCDDPDAPGGDWVHWLVFNLPAALTDLPPGVTPEVLAAKGGVHGRNSWGNSRYQGPCPPSGTHRYIFKVFALDAALDLPEGASKAQFLAAAKGRVLGHAMLTGRYARPR is encoded by the coding sequence ATGAGCCAGCCCCTGACCGTGACCAGCGACGCTTTCGCGGAAGGAGGGAGCATCCCTTCCGTCCACACCTGCGACGGAAAGGACGTTTCGCCGCGCATCACGGTCGGCGGGCTGTCCGGGAGCGCCAAGACCTGGGCCCTGCTCTGCGACGACCCTGACGCCCCGGGCGGCGACTGGGTGCACTGGCTGGTGTTCAACCTGCCGGCGGCGCTCACGGACCTGCCCCCGGGAGTGACTCCCGAGGTCCTGGCCGCCAAGGGCGGGGTCCACGGCCGCAACAGCTGGGGCAACTCCCGCTACCAGGGGCCCTGCCCTCCGTCCGGCACGCACCGCTACATCTTCAAGGTGTTCGCCCTGGACGCCGCCCTGGACCTGCCGGAGGGGGCGTCCAAGGCCCAGTTCCTGGCCGCGGCCAAGGGGCGCGTGCTGGGCCACGCCATGCTCACGGGGCGCTATGCTCGGCCCCGCTAG
- the folD gene encoding bifunctional methylenetetrahydrofolate dehydrogenase/methenyltetrahydrofolate cyclohydrolase FolD gives MQLLDGKATALSIRQKLAVEVESLKKVHGRAPHLAVVLVGDDPASQVYVRNKEKACAETGITSTAHRVGADITQEALEKLVTSLSEDDSIDGILVQAPLPKHLDLLAVQALVDPAKDVDGFHPVNVGKMCIGLPSLLPCTPAGVMEVLKHYGISCSGKKAVVIGRSNIVGKPMALLLARAEPMANATVTLCHSRTPDLAGECRTADILVAAIGRPRFVTKDMVKPGAVVIDVGINRTDSGLCGDVDFEQVKDVASAITPVPGGIGPMTIAMLLSNTVQAYTWRMNRT, from the coding sequence ATGCAGCTTCTCGACGGGAAGGCCACCGCGCTCTCCATCCGCCAGAAACTCGCCGTAGAGGTGGAAAGCCTGAAGAAAGTCCACGGCCGCGCGCCGCACCTGGCCGTTGTGCTGGTGGGCGACGACCCGGCCTCCCAAGTCTACGTCCGCAACAAGGAAAAAGCCTGCGCCGAGACGGGCATCACCTCCACCGCCCACCGCGTCGGCGCGGACATCACCCAGGAGGCTCTGGAAAAGCTGGTCACCAGCCTGTCGGAGGATGATTCCATCGACGGAATCCTCGTCCAGGCCCCCCTGCCCAAGCACCTCGACCTCCTGGCCGTCCAGGCCCTGGTGGACCCCGCCAAGGACGTGGACGGCTTCCATCCCGTCAACGTGGGCAAGATGTGCATCGGCCTGCCGAGCCTCCTGCCCTGCACCCCGGCCGGGGTCATGGAGGTGCTCAAGCATTACGGCATCTCCTGCTCCGGCAAGAAGGCCGTGGTGATCGGGCGCTCCAACATCGTGGGCAAGCCCATGGCGCTCCTGCTGGCCCGGGCCGAGCCCATGGCCAACGCCACCGTCACCCTCTGCCACTCCCGCACGCCGGACCTGGCCGGGGAGTGCCGCACCGCCGACATCCTGGTGGCCGCCATCGGCCGTCCCAGATTCGTGACCAAGGACATGGTCAAACCCGGCGCCGTGGTGATAGACGTGGGCATCAACCGGACCGATTCGGGCCTGTGCGGCGACGTGGACTTCGAGCAGGTCAAGGACGTGGCCTCGGCCATCACCCCGGTGCCCGGCGGCATCGGCCCCATGACCATCGCCATGCTCCTCTCGAACACCGTCCAGGCGTACACGTGGCGAATGAATAGAACCTAA
- a CDS encoding Hsp20/alpha crystallin family protein gives MFERFFPALRKSEPAGKFVSPFEAMERLMREPFPGFPGFSGKGDITPSLDVKETGDEILVSAELPGIDPKDVELTLDNGVLTIKGEKREETEKKEGENVLSREIRYGSFSRSMAMPGEVLADKATATFDKGVLKISIPKAEGSKSTRVSIQS, from the coding sequence ATGTTCGAGCGTTTCTTCCCCGCGTTGCGCAAGAGCGAACCGGCTGGAAAGTTCGTCAGCCCCTTCGAAGCCATGGAACGCCTCATGCGCGAACCGTTTCCCGGATTCCCCGGATTCTCCGGCAAGGGCGACATCACCCCGTCGCTGGACGTGAAGGAAACCGGCGACGAGATCCTGGTCAGCGCCGAACTGCCCGGAATAGACCCAAAGGACGTGGAGCTGACCCTGGATAACGGCGTGCTCACCATCAAGGGCGAAAAGCGCGAGGAGACCGAGAAGAAAGAAGGCGAGAACGTGCTTTCGCGCGAGATCCGCTACGGCTCCTTCTCCCGCTCCATGGCCATGCCCGGGGAGGTCCTGGCCGACAAGGCCACGGCCACCTTCGACAAGGGCGTGCTCAAGATCTCCATCCCCAAGGCGGAGGGCTCCAAGTCCACCCGCGTGAGCATCCAGTCCTGA
- a CDS encoding Hsp20/alpha crystallin family protein encodes MSEITKTEEKGLPRVKPSTDIVETDDGFFIYMDMPGVSKEALIIDLNEDEIKVSGRTAYPAPDGEKLVHVEFGNGEYYRGFTVSHIVDKSRIKATVKNGVLELHLPKAEKAQPRKIDIQMG; translated from the coding sequence ATGAGCGAAATCACCAAGACCGAGGAGAAAGGCCTGCCCCGCGTCAAGCCCTCCACCGACATCGTGGAGACCGACGACGGGTTCTTCATCTACATGGACATGCCCGGCGTTTCCAAGGAGGCGCTCATCATCGACCTCAACGAGGACGAGATCAAGGTGTCGGGCCGCACGGCCTACCCCGCCCCGGACGGCGAGAAGCTGGTCCACGTGGAGTTCGGCAACGGCGAGTACTACCGGGGCTTCACGGTCTCGCACATCGTGGACAAGTCCCGCATCAAGGCCACCGTGAAGAACGGGGTGCTCGAGCTGCATCTGCCCAAGGCGGAGAAGGCCCAGCCCCGCAAGATCGACATCCAGATGGGCTAG
- a CDS encoding Hsp20/alpha crystallin family protein, whose translation MVIDFSPFFGQQTPLDRIFEAFWSPNMAISQRPYSYPPVNISEDEERIVVRCEIPGMDISELDLTLTESSLVVKGERQAAKGKYYRQERPTGAFQRVVNIHAPIDRDKVTAKMKDGLLEVVIPKSEASKPKKISIDIA comes from the coding sequence ATGGTCATCGATTTCAGTCCGTTCTTCGGCCAGCAGACGCCGCTCGACCGAATCTTCGAGGCATTTTGGTCCCCCAACATGGCTATTTCGCAACGGCCCTACTCCTACCCGCCGGTGAACATCTCCGAGGATGAGGAGCGCATCGTGGTGCGCTGCGAGATTCCCGGCATGGACATTTCCGAGCTGGACCTGACCCTCACCGAGTCGTCGCTGGTGGTCAAGGGCGAACGCCAGGCGGCCAAGGGCAAGTATTACCGCCAGGAGCGCCCCACGGGCGCGTTCCAGAGGGTGGTGAACATCCACGCCCCCATCGACCGGGACAAGGTCACGGCCAAGATGAAGGACGGGCTCCTGGAGGTCGTCATCCCCAAGTCCGAGGCGTCCAAGCCCAAGAAGATTTCCATCGACATCGCCTGA
- a CDS encoding FmdB family zinc ribbon protein, whose amino-acid sequence MPLYEYQCSACGQRFEELVSVGSPPPACPSCACAEVTRILSSVCGRTSDKGAEHQFAPGPFPTSMGCGSGGGGGFS is encoded by the coding sequence ATGCCCCTGTACGAATACCAATGCTCCGCCTGTGGCCAGCGATTCGAGGAGCTCGTCAGCGTCGGTTCGCCCCCCCCGGCGTGTCCGTCCTGCGCCTGCGCCGAGGTGACACGCATCCTGTCCAGCGTCTGTGGACGCACCTCCGACAAGGGGGCCGAGCACCAATTCGCCCCGGGGCCGTTCCCCACCAGCATGGGCTGCGGCTCGGGCGGGGGGGGCGGATTTTCCTGA
- the htpG gene encoding molecular chaperone HtpG: protein MSDTAKSTKRQFKADIVKLLDIITHSVYTNREIFLRELISNASDALEKLRFEQSRGTSVAGADLPLEISITTDKENNTLTITDTGIGMSELELVENIGSIAHSGSENFIKALGEDSSKASSIIGRFGVGFYSVFMAARQVVLTTRSATPDEPAWVWISDGLGGYELIAAEGEVPRGTSIEIHLKDDATEFADPDQIKDIINRHSHFISFPILVDGGRVNTVPAVWREPKSQVTAEQYKEFYSFLTHDTEAPIETVHMNVDAPVQFSALVFVPAKSEEFLGMSKLERGLDLYVRRVLIAKDATELLPEYLRFCRGVVDTEDLPLNLSRETLQENMVLRRIAQAVTKEILSRLRKKAASDPDGYAALWKEHAKIFKLGYSDFLNREAYAELLRFDSSAVEEGKLASLTDYVSRAREGQKTVYYISGPSREAVELSPHLEMLRRKGLEVLYLYEPIDEFMLESMGSFKEFGFKSAEQAQAKDLASFDDAAPSGPEAAPLSEGESKLLEGLLARMKEVLGDRIKDVRASERLKSSPSCLVSADGQMSSQMQRIMRMMSKDETIPDKIMEVNPDHPLTRNLLAIYGADHADAFIAQATEQLYESALLLEGYLSDPHKMVGRINAILEKASGWYAGLKAGGDSGTTH from the coding sequence ATGTCCGACACGGCAAAGAGCACGAAGCGCCAGTTCAAGGCCGACATCGTCAAGCTGCTCGATATCATCACCCACTCGGTCTACACCAACCGGGAGATCTTCCTGCGCGAGCTCATCTCCAACGCCTCAGACGCCCTGGAGAAGCTGCGCTTCGAGCAGAGCCGCGGCACATCCGTGGCCGGGGCCGACCTGCCCCTGGAGATCAGCATCACCACCGACAAGGAAAACAACACCCTGACCATCACCGACACCGGCATCGGCATGAGCGAGCTGGAGCTGGTGGAGAACATCGGGTCCATCGCCCATTCCGGGTCCGAGAATTTCATCAAGGCCCTGGGCGAGGATTCCTCCAAGGCCAGCTCCATCATCGGCCGTTTCGGCGTGGGCTTCTACTCGGTGTTCATGGCCGCGCGCCAGGTGGTGCTCACCACCCGGTCCGCCACGCCTGACGAACCCGCCTGGGTGTGGATTTCCGACGGCCTGGGCGGCTACGAGCTGATCGCCGCCGAGGGCGAGGTTCCGCGCGGCACCTCCATCGAGATCCACCTGAAGGACGACGCGACGGAGTTCGCCGACCCGGATCAGATCAAGGACATCATCAACCGCCACTCGCATTTCATCTCCTTCCCCATCCTGGTGGACGGCGGGCGGGTGAACACCGTCCCGGCGGTGTGGCGCGAGCCCAAGTCCCAGGTGACGGCCGAGCAGTACAAGGAGTTCTACTCCTTCCTGACCCACGACACCGAGGCCCCGATCGAGACCGTGCACATGAACGTGGACGCCCCGGTGCAGTTCTCGGCCCTGGTGTTCGTTCCGGCCAAGTCCGAGGAGTTCCTGGGGATGTCCAAGCTGGAGCGCGGCCTGGACCTCTATGTGCGCCGGGTGCTCATCGCCAAGGACGCCACCGAGCTTTTGCCCGAGTACCTGCGCTTCTGCCGGGGAGTGGTGGACACCGAGGACCTGCCCCTGAACCTCTCCCGCGAGACCCTGCAGGAGAACATGGTGCTGCGGCGCATCGCACAGGCCGTGACCAAGGAGATCCTCTCGCGCCTGCGCAAGAAGGCCGCCTCCGACCCCGACGGCTACGCCGCCCTGTGGAAGGAACACGCCAAGATCTTCAAGCTGGGCTACTCGGACTTTCTCAACCGCGAGGCATACGCCGAGCTTCTGCGCTTCGACTCCTCGGCCGTGGAGGAAGGCAAGCTCGCCAGCCTCACCGACTACGTTTCGCGCGCCCGGGAGGGCCAGAAGACCGTCTACTACATCTCAGGCCCCAGCCGCGAGGCCGTGGAACTCTCCCCCCATCTGGAGATGCTCCGGCGCAAGGGCCTGGAAGTGCTCTACCTGTACGAGCCCATCGACGAGTTCATGCTGGAGTCCATGGGCTCCTTCAAGGAGTTCGGCTTCAAGTCCGCCGAGCAGGCCCAGGCTAAGGACCTGGCCTCCTTCGATGATGCGGCCCCGTCCGGCCCCGAGGCCGCTCCCCTCAGCGAGGGCGAGTCCAAGCTGCTGGAGGGCCTGCTGGCCCGCATGAAGGAGGTCCTGGGGGATCGCATCAAGGACGTTCGCGCCTCCGAGCGCCTGAAGTCCAGCCCGTCCTGCCTGGTGTCCGCCGACGGCCAGATGAGCTCCCAGATGCAGCGCATCATGCGCATGATGTCCAAGGACGAGACCATCCCGGACAAGATCATGGAGGTGAACCCGGACCATCCCCTGACTCGGAACCTGCTGGCCATCTATGGGGCGGACCACGCGGACGCCTTCATCGCCCAGGCCACGGAGCAACTCTACGAGTCGGCGCTGCTCTTGGAAGGCTACCTCTCCGACCCGCACAAGATGGTGGGGCGCATCAACGCCATCCTGGAAAAGGCCAGCGGCTGGTATGCCGGGCTCAAGGCCGGAGGCGATAGCGGAACGACGCATTGA
- the ftsH gene encoding ATP-dependent zinc metalloprotease FtsH, with amino-acid sequence MENKHHFTIWYVIAALWGLIIIQDFYARSYGPKTLAYSEFLKELKAGHISEVAIGQGSLSGKMKVVQDGQETEQRFVALRVDPEISDELVKYNVDFRGQPESTFLRDIMSWVLPAVIFFGIWFVLMRRFNPGDQLLGVGRSKAKIVAESEMNTSFADVAGCDEAKEELKEIIDFLKEPERFQVLGGRMPKGVLLVGPPGTGKTLLARAVAGEAGVPFFSISGSEFVELFVGVGASRVRELFTQAREKAPCIIFIDELDAIGKARGIAVMGGHDEREQTLNQLLVEMDGFDPRVGVVIMAATNRPETLDPALLRAGRFDRQVLVDKPDVKGREEILNVHAKNVKLSPEVDLKVVAQKTPGFSGADLANIINEAALLAARRRKTAVDMDDLSEAVDRVIAGLEKKNRVINPKEKRIVAYHETGHALVASFTPGSDKVGKISIVPRGLGALGYTQQLPTEDRYLMTRQELLGKIDVLLGGRVAEEQVFGEISTGAHNDLQRATDIARAMVAEYGMGETLGLSTYPRQARPMFLSPEQAPLMGKEYSETTAAKLDAEVKEILEKARERARGILEARKDTLEAVAQELLKKEVLDAAEFEKFLEGTGAHEEQ; translated from the coding sequence ATGGAAAACAAGCATCACTTCACCATCTGGTACGTCATCGCAGCTCTCTGGGGCCTCATTATCATCCAGGACTTCTACGCCCGCAGCTACGGCCCCAAGACCCTGGCCTATTCGGAGTTCCTCAAGGAGCTCAAGGCCGGGCACATCAGCGAGGTGGCCATCGGCCAGGGCTCGCTCTCGGGCAAGATGAAGGTGGTCCAGGACGGGCAGGAGACCGAGCAACGCTTCGTTGCCCTGCGCGTGGACCCGGAAATCTCCGACGAGCTCGTCAAGTACAACGTTGATTTCCGGGGCCAGCCCGAATCCACCTTCCTGCGCGACATCATGAGCTGGGTGCTGCCCGCGGTCATCTTCTTCGGCATCTGGTTCGTGCTCATGCGCCGTTTCAACCCCGGCGACCAGCTCCTGGGGGTGGGGCGCAGCAAGGCCAAGATCGTGGCCGAGTCCGAGATGAACACCTCCTTCGCCGACGTGGCCGGGTGCGACGAGGCCAAGGAGGAGCTCAAGGAGATCATCGACTTCCTCAAGGAGCCGGAACGCTTCCAGGTCCTGGGCGGGCGCATGCCCAAGGGCGTCCTGCTGGTGGGCCCTCCCGGAACGGGCAAGACGCTTTTGGCCCGGGCCGTGGCGGGCGAGGCCGGGGTGCCGTTCTTCTCCATTTCAGGCTCGGAGTTTGTTGAGCTCTTCGTGGGCGTGGGCGCGTCGCGGGTGCGGGAACTGTTCACCCAGGCGCGCGAGAAGGCCCCCTGCATCATCTTCATCGACGAGCTGGACGCCATCGGCAAGGCGCGCGGCATAGCCGTCATGGGCGGCCACGACGAGCGCGAACAGACCCTCAACCAGCTTTTGGTGGAGATGGACGGCTTCGACCCCCGGGTGGGCGTGGTCATCATGGCCGCCACCAACCGCCCCGAAACCCTGGACCCGGCCCTCCTGCGCGCCGGGCGCTTCGACCGGCAGGTGCTGGTGGACAAGCCCGACGTGAAGGGCCGCGAGGAAATCCTGAACGTCCACGCCAAGAACGTGAAGCTCTCCCCCGAGGTGGACCTCAAGGTGGTGGCCCAGAAGACCCCGGGCTTCTCGGGCGCGGACCTGGCCAACATCATCAACGAGGCCGCGCTCCTGGCCGCGCGCAGGCGCAAGACCGCCGTGGACATGGACGACCTCTCCGAGGCCGTGGACCGCGTCATCGCGGGCCTGGAGAAGAAGAACCGGGTGATAAACCCCAAGGAAAAGAGGATCGTGGCCTACCATGAGACCGGCCACGCCCTGGTGGCGAGCTTCACGCCGGGCTCGGACAAGGTGGGCAAGATATCCATCGTGCCCCGCGGCCTGGGGGCGCTGGGCTACACCCAGCAGCTGCCCACCGAGGACCGCTACCTCATGACCCGCCAGGAGCTCCTGGGCAAGATCGACGTGCTCCTGGGCGGACGCGTGGCCGAGGAGCAGGTCTTCGGCGAGATATCCACCGGCGCGCACAACGACCTCCAACGCGCCACCGACATCGCCCGGGCCATGGTGGCCGAATACGGCATGGGCGAGACCCTGGGGCTTTCAACCTATCCCCGGCAGGCCCGGCCTATGTTCCTCTCCCCCGAACAGGCCCCGCTCATGGGCAAGGAGTACAGCGAAACCACCGCCGCCAAGCTCGACGCCGAGGTCAAGGAGATACTGGAGAAGGCCCGGGAGCGGGCTCGGGGCATCCTGGAGGCGCGAAAGGACACGCTTGAGGCAGTGGCCCAGGAGCTTCTGAAGAAAGAGGTCCTGGATGCGGCGGAGTTCGAGAAGTTCCTGGAAGGGACAGGCGCACACGAGGAACAGTAG
- a CDS encoding VTT domain-containing protein has product MTAAEVWELSIHLENHLLAFSADYGAWVYAIMFLVLFAETGLIVTTALPSDTVLFAVGALAARGADLSLWWTLMLMMLAAFLGDSLNFACGRYLGAHFFASRRIPFISAESLAKAHDYYERHGGATIVASRFVPVLRAFAPLVGGIVRMEWREFLKYNAIGKLLWTPLYLFGGYFFGQIPWVQRNFGVAIFLALGAPLLGVVARMVYLSVVKGR; this is encoded by the coding sequence GTGACGGCGGCCGAGGTCTGGGAGCTTTCCATCCACCTGGAGAACCACCTCCTGGCCTTCAGCGCCGACTACGGGGCCTGGGTGTATGCCATCATGTTCCTGGTGCTCTTCGCGGAGACCGGGCTCATCGTCACCACGGCCCTGCCCTCGGACACGGTGCTCTTCGCCGTGGGGGCGCTGGCCGCTCGCGGCGCGGACCTGAGCCTCTGGTGGACGCTTATGCTCATGATGCTGGCCGCCTTCCTGGGCGACTCCCTGAACTTCGCCTGCGGTCGCTATCTCGGGGCGCACTTTTTCGCCTCGCGCCGCATTCCCTTCATCTCGGCCGAGTCCCTGGCCAAGGCCCACGACTACTACGAGCGCCACGGCGGGGCCACCATCGTGGCCTCGCGCTTCGTGCCGGTGCTGCGCGCCTTCGCCCCCCTGGTGGGCGGCATCGTGCGCATGGAATGGCGGGAGTTTCTGAAATACAACGCCATCGGCAAACTGCTCTGGACGCCGCTCTATCTCTTCGGGGGCTACTTTTTCGGGCAGATTCCCTGGGTGCAGAGGAACTTCGGCGTGGCCATCTTCCTGGCCCTGGGCGCGCCGCTGCTCGGAGTGGTGGCGCGCATGGTCTACCTGAGCGTGGTCAAGGGGCGCTGA
- a CDS encoding MFS transporter codes for MKDSSLLRSFRHRNYRLYFCGQLVSLTGTWMQSTAQGWLVYRLTGSSMALGIVGFAAMLPIFFFGLFGGVLADRFPKRRLLVAAQTVAMLQAAGLSLLTLSGHIEVWHVAAFAACLGLVNAVEIPTRHSFVVEMVGKEDLHNAVALNSSIFHLARVLGPSAAGMLVGLIGEGWCFGINAVSFLAVIAGLAAMRLESPPKKPRSAGVREHLKEGVAYAWKTPLIRSILLLISMASLMGSSAIVLLPAFAGDVFHSGPQGLGYLTAASGLGSLAGALFMASRKDAQGLRRIALWGCAGLGASLALFAQAPAFWAAVLLIAPTGFFLMVLMPSCNTMLQLEAPDGMRGRVMSLYTMLYMGVAPFGSLLAGSMAHWLGAPLAVTILGLCCLAGALGPGRSISRT; via the coding sequence GTGAAAGACTCCTCACTGCTTCGATCCTTTCGCCACCGGAACTACCGCCTCTATTTCTGCGGCCAGCTCGTGTCCCTGACAGGCACCTGGATGCAGAGCACGGCTCAGGGATGGCTGGTGTACCGCCTGACCGGGTCCAGCATGGCCCTTGGCATCGTGGGATTCGCCGCCATGCTGCCGATCTTTTTCTTCGGGCTCTTCGGGGGGGTGCTGGCCGACCGTTTCCCCAAGCGCCGCCTGCTCGTTGCCGCCCAGACCGTGGCCATGCTCCAGGCCGCCGGCTTAAGCCTGCTCACCCTGTCCGGGCACATCGAGGTGTGGCACGTGGCGGCCTTCGCGGCCTGCCTGGGATTGGTCAACGCGGTGGAAATACCCACGCGGCACTCCTTTGTTGTGGAGATGGTGGGCAAGGAGGACCTGCACAACGCGGTTGCGCTCAACTCCTCCATTTTCCACCTGGCCCGGGTGCTCGGGCCGTCGGCGGCGGGCATGCTGGTGGGGCTCATCGGCGAGGGGTGGTGCTTCGGGATAAACGCGGTGAGCTTCCTGGCGGTGATCGCCGGCCTCGCCGCCATGCGCCTGGAATCCCCTCCAAAAAAACCGCGCTCGGCCGGAGTGCGCGAACACCTCAAGGAGGGCGTGGCCTACGCCTGGAAGACTCCGCTCATCCGGTCCATACTGCTGCTCATCTCCATGGCCAGCCTCATGGGGAGTTCGGCCATCGTCCTGCTGCCCGCGTTCGCCGGAGACGTGTTCCATTCCGGGCCGCAGGGACTGGGATACCTGACGGCGGCCTCGGGCCTGGGCAGCTTGGCCGGGGCTCTCTTCATGGCCAGCCGGAAGGACGCCCAGGGGCTGCGCAGGATCGCGCTGTGGGGCTGCGCCGGGCTCGGAGCGTCGCTTGCCCTGTTCGCCCAGGCTCCGGCATTCTGGGCGGCCGTGCTTCTCATCGCTCCCACGGGATTTTTCCTGATGGTGCTCATGCCCAGCTGCAACACCATGCTCCAGCTGGAAGCGCCCGACGGGATGCGCGGGCGGGTGATGTCGCTCTACACCATGCTCTACATGGGGGTAGCCCCGTTCGGATCGCTCCTGGCGGGCAGCATGGCCCACTGGCTGGGCGCCCCCCTGGCCGTGACCATCCTTGGGCTGTGCTGCCTGGCCGGCGCTCTCGGTCCGGGCCGGTCGATATCCAGGACCTGA